The following proteins are co-located in the Leptospira weilii genome:
- a CDS encoding MotA/TolQ/ExbB proton channel family protein produces the protein MFLAKSDSLISAIPPESVPIVIVLVSIIGFTIIIERLIYFSKWKPITLDDWRSLKELFRQKNWNTAIDYLKGMNNGPSVLVLQAGIESSLKNLEAAEEEMLSAGFAQILKMERFLSGLGTIATISPLLGVLGTVLGIIRSFEEGSGTRGAEVGISEALITTAMGLAIAIPAYVAYNYFQKKKEDTIAEMENLSGQALKYLK, from the coding sequence ATGTTTTTAGCCAAATCCGATTCTCTAATTTCTGCAATTCCTCCGGAGTCTGTACCGATTGTTATTGTTTTAGTTTCCATCATCGGTTTTACGATCATTATTGAAAGACTGATCTATTTTTCTAAGTGGAAACCGATTACTCTCGATGACTGGCGTTCTCTCAAAGAATTATTTCGCCAAAAAAATTGGAATACAGCGATCGATTATCTTAAAGGTATGAACAACGGGCCCTCTGTTCTCGTTCTTCAAGCAGGTATCGAATCTTCGCTTAAAAATCTAGAAGCGGCAGAAGAGGAAATGCTCTCTGCAGGTTTTGCACAGATTCTGAAAATGGAAAGATTTCTTTCCGGACTCGGGACTATCGCGACAATTTCTCCTCTTCTTGGTGTTCTTGGGACAGTACTTGGGATCATTCGTTCCTTCGAGGAAGGTTCTGGAACGAGAGGAGCCGAGGTAGGAATCAGCGAAGCTTTGATTACGACCGCGATGGGACTTGCGATTGCGATTCCTGCCTATGTTGCCTATAACTATTTTCAAAAGAAAAAAGAAGATACGATTGCCGAAATGGAAAATCTTTCCGGCCAAGCTCTTAAATATCTGAAATAA
- a CDS encoding BamA/OMP85 family outer membrane protein: MALVFTLKRILSPTLKGSVLVILLGLLFYSGELTQILSKRNDFLGKVIKEVKFKGNKNTPDSDLESMIEIKIGKTLTKKILDRDLKNLFNSGFFYFVDIQAEEVSDGIRIIFDLKERPRVKEIEFVGADEVFPADLRDKLPLKDNEVITPQKIAKSRDLILQKYRDEGFFLAYVKVELGKPDSKTNLVRVRFVIDEGEEIPVSKINVYGNESIETSEILSVIEMKEEGVFEGGNFKESSFEKDKDTIVAYLKSKGYLDAELIREGTNWEIHWENPEKKDRRVIIVNIKISEGQIYFFNGYTVNHDTSLDGEGRPLFLNKEKNPPETAKDELKPLFPPKEIEKSLDYSDGDVGAIFDETRFMRDRGTVNEMYSSRGYLFAQVIPRRKVISLDRENLEYYENCYSRKSEEERKICENEYSQLHIKRLRQLYNTKPELHGKKFVHVDFNIRENNLAYVENVIIKGNKKTQDRVIRRELLFKQGDLFNSILVNRSRERIYNLGYFKEVNFNMRPGSDQTKMNLIIEVLEQPTGTVSMGGGYGTITGFSIFTEVGENNLNGTGQKISGRLEFGPFRRLFQITWTEPWLYNKPWSLSLSLFYSSRIYNVGAVSITENNNQQSIKEQAIYSRDGVGFTVGIGHRIFINWTHFHRYSPSIYASTNPSSLVSDQVLAEVRRGWQFRSQVSNGIAYDIRDNVFNPTQGYDLLFQMDNVGQALGGQSHFDQYRVLAEYYHTWFDYSFFGLFRNNALKRWRVVQEFRSSSLFTYQRVPYYGKQDPIQRPYIQLQDLQFLGGYESLRGWFYNDAKYPTEWRDGAATRMLFSSELRFPIEPTLLWLVAFFDAGALYEEVNRATGVRRDLFTTYDQRVREAQLKDPMGYALSNHYNLNALRKADYTYEELNNPANLVLSGNNIALDKFRFSWGIGLRIQIPVLPLRIYFAQKLKYSGVPDHPFTKFESDNAFQFVFGIGDYRF; encoded by the coding sequence GTGGCTTTAGTTTTTACTTTGAAACGAATATTATCCCCAACTTTAAAAGGATCTGTGCTTGTGATTCTTTTAGGACTTTTATTCTATTCAGGTGAGCTGACTCAAATTCTTTCCAAACGAAACGACTTTTTGGGGAAAGTCATCAAAGAAGTTAAATTCAAAGGAAATAAAAATACTCCCGATAGCGATCTCGAATCGATGATCGAGATAAAAATCGGTAAAACTCTTACCAAAAAAATTCTGGATCGGGATCTAAAGAATCTTTTCAACTCCGGCTTTTTTTATTTCGTCGATATTCAAGCAGAAGAAGTTTCGGATGGAATTCGTATCATCTTTGACCTCAAAGAAAGGCCGCGAGTAAAAGAAATAGAGTTTGTTGGCGCGGATGAGGTTTTTCCGGCAGATCTCAGAGATAAACTTCCTCTCAAAGATAACGAAGTAATCACACCCCAAAAGATCGCTAAGTCGAGAGATTTGATTCTTCAGAAATACAGAGACGAAGGATTTTTTCTCGCTTATGTAAAAGTGGAATTGGGAAAACCAGATTCGAAAACGAATTTGGTTCGAGTTCGTTTTGTCATCGACGAAGGGGAAGAAATCCCCGTCTCCAAAATCAACGTTTACGGTAATGAATCCATCGAGACTTCGGAGATTCTTTCTGTTATAGAAATGAAAGAGGAAGGGGTTTTCGAAGGCGGTAATTTCAAGGAATCTTCCTTTGAAAAAGATAAGGATACCATCGTCGCTTATCTCAAAAGTAAAGGTTATCTTGACGCCGAATTGATTCGGGAAGGAACCAATTGGGAGATCCATTGGGAAAACCCGGAAAAAAAAGATAGAAGAGTTATCATCGTAAACATAAAAATCTCCGAAGGTCAGATTTATTTCTTCAACGGCTATACTGTAAACCATGATACGTCTTTGGATGGAGAAGGAAGACCCCTCTTTTTGAATAAAGAGAAGAATCCTCCGGAAACTGCAAAGGACGAATTGAAACCTCTTTTTCCTCCCAAAGAAATCGAAAAAAGTTTGGATTACAGCGACGGGGACGTAGGAGCAATTTTTGATGAAACTCGTTTTATGCGGGATCGGGGGACTGTGAACGAAATGTACAGTTCGAGAGGTTATCTCTTCGCGCAGGTGATTCCTCGTAGAAAGGTGATTTCTCTCGATCGTGAGAATTTAGAATACTACGAAAATTGTTACAGCCGTAAATCCGAGGAAGAAAGAAAAATCTGTGAAAACGAATATTCCCAACTTCATATCAAACGATTGAGACAACTCTACAATACCAAACCCGAGTTACACGGTAAAAAATTCGTTCATGTGGATTTTAATATTCGAGAAAACAATCTCGCCTATGTGGAAAACGTTATCATCAAAGGAAATAAAAAAACCCAGGATCGTGTAATTCGAAGAGAACTTCTTTTCAAACAGGGGGATCTGTTCAACTCCATTCTAGTCAATCGTTCTCGGGAAAGAATTTATAACCTGGGTTACTTCAAAGAAGTTAACTTTAACATGAGACCGGGTTCGGACCAGACGAAAATGAATCTGATCATCGAAGTTCTTGAACAACCTACGGGAACGGTTTCTATGGGCGGCGGTTACGGCACAATCACCGGATTTTCCATCTTTACTGAGGTCGGTGAAAATAATCTAAATGGAACGGGTCAAAAAATTTCTGGACGTCTCGAATTCGGTCCGTTCCGAAGACTCTTTCAGATAACTTGGACGGAACCTTGGCTTTATAATAAACCTTGGTCTCTTTCTCTTTCTCTTTTTTATTCCTCTAGAATTTATAACGTAGGCGCCGTCTCAATTACGGAGAATAACAACCAACAGTCAATCAAGGAACAGGCTATTTATTCTAGAGACGGGGTCGGTTTTACCGTCGGGATCGGTCACAGGATTTTTATCAACTGGACTCATTTTCACAGATATTCCCCAAGTATCTACGCTTCCACAAATCCGTCTTCTCTTGTATCAGATCAAGTTCTTGCGGAAGTTCGTAGAGGCTGGCAATTCCGTTCTCAGGTTTCGAATGGAATCGCGTATGACATTCGAGATAACGTTTTTAACCCTACACAGGGCTATGACTTGCTTTTTCAGATGGACAACGTTGGGCAAGCATTAGGTGGCCAATCCCATTTCGATCAATATAGGGTTCTTGCGGAATACTATCATACTTGGTTTGATTATAGTTTTTTTGGACTCTTTAGAAACAACGCACTCAAACGATGGAGAGTCGTACAAGAATTTAGAAGCTCCTCTCTTTTTACATACCAAAGGGTTCCGTATTACGGTAAACAGGATCCGATTCAAAGGCCATACATTCAGTTGCAAGACTTACAGTTCTTAGGCGGTTATGAGTCTCTTCGCGGTTGGTTTTATAACGACGCAAAATACCCTACCGAATGGAGAGACGGGGCTGCGACCAGGATGCTTTTTAGCTCCGAACTTCGCTTTCCGATCGAACCCACCTTACTCTGGTTAGTTGCTTTTTTCGACGCAGGAGCCTTGTATGAGGAAGTCAATCGAGCGACCGGAGTCAGAAGGGATCTGTTTACAACCTACGACCAAAGAGTCAGAGAAGCTCAATTAAAGGATCCCATGGGATATGCTCTTTCAAATCACTACAATCTAAACGCCCTTCGAAAAGCAGATTATACTTACGAAGAACTCAACAATCCTGCCAACCTAGTACTTTCCGGAAATAATATCGCTTTGGACAAATTCCGGTTTTCCTGGGGAATCGGTCTCAGAATTCAGATTCCGGTTCTTCCTCTGCGAATTTATTTTGCTCAGAAACTGAAATATTCTGGAGTTCCGGATCATCCTTTTACGAAATTTGAATCCGATAATGCATTTCAGTTTGTGTTTGGAATCGGAGATTATAGATTTTGA
- a CDS encoding ExbD/TolR family protein has protein sequence MKFRKFRSSASKTGQIELAPLIDVISFIVIYFLMNATLEKSTVMKIELPRSSSTAQEKKKDELVITVNKDGKTFLDKDTDPVPLEKLAEKINVFLGPLEKREPGKNRVIIRGDGTASYQTVIKVIDKVNEAGVSKFNLAMVRQTGSGEK, from the coding sequence ATGAAGTTCAGAAAGTTTCGATCTTCCGCAAGCAAAACAGGGCAAATCGAATTAGCTCCTTTGATAGATGTGATTTCTTTTATCGTTATTTATTTTTTGATGAACGCGACTTTGGAAAAATCAACGGTCATGAAAATCGAGCTTCCTCGATCTTCTTCGACCGCCCAAGAAAAGAAAAAAGACGAACTTGTGATTACGGTCAATAAAGACGGTAAGACTTTCTTAGACAAGGATACCGATCCGGTTCCATTGGAAAAGCTGGCGGAAAAAATCAATGTTTTCCTTGGTCCTTTGGAGAAAAGGGAACCGGGCAAAAATCGGGTTATCATCCGAGGAGACGGAACTGCAAGTTATCAGACCGTGATTAAAGTAATCGATAAGGTAAATGAGGCAGGAGTAAGTAAGTTTAACCTAGCGATGGTAAGACAAACTGGTTCCGGAGAAAAATAA
- the recN gene encoding DNA repair protein RecN, with translation MLRTLNIRDFALIEEACIDFQKGMTVVTGETGAGKSLILDAISSLLGGKSSPMEIRTGAPRYVLEGVFDLSKNPVALEWLKEKGFSFDSQELTLHRECSRDGKSRILINQSLASSTTLRGLGELLAEVHNQNDQILLLDRGEQLDIIDLYAGLVPLRNEVKECFLTYRSLKKRLEELRKNEEEKSKRIEFLTFQIKEIKEADLKEGEEEGLIQEENLLAHGELLAENYEILSSYLADSESAILPSFPRFLNAGEKIKSIQPDFSKTLDSLQEIYIQLKEINSSILDEKEEIFFSPDRLQFVQSRLDLISKMKKKYGSDLTAILDCKSKAEQELEAMEENSKNKESMQVEIEKVTSRLASLSIQLSKARRESLIRFESSLKSELEQLGMPGAAVQVVLRWEPSPEGEVSASGKSYIVNESGLDQLEFYFSPNPGEKPRPLRKIASGGEVSRVMLAIRSILGRQANLRVLIFDEIDSGLGGEIAMDVARKLRNLAENHQLILITHLQQIASAANDHLKVTKSVEGGRTFSKTEFLSLEERTLELARMISGQKVSKGALEHAKELLKKQAV, from the coding sequence ATGCTAAGAACCCTGAATATAAGAGACTTCGCTCTGATTGAAGAGGCTTGCATCGATTTTCAAAAAGGAATGACTGTGGTTACCGGAGAGACGGGGGCGGGGAAGTCTCTTATTTTGGATGCCATTTCTTCTTTGTTAGGCGGGAAAAGTAGCCCGATGGAAATTCGGACGGGCGCTCCTCGTTATGTGTTAGAAGGTGTGTTCGATCTCTCTAAAAACCCTGTTGCCCTTGAATGGTTGAAAGAGAAGGGATTTTCCTTCGATTCGCAAGAACTCACTCTTCATCGAGAATGTAGTCGGGACGGAAAGTCTCGGATTTTGATCAACCAATCCCTCGCTTCTTCAACTACTCTTCGAGGTTTGGGTGAATTGCTCGCCGAAGTTCACAATCAGAACGATCAAATTCTTCTTTTGGATCGGGGAGAACAACTGGATATCATCGATCTTTACGCAGGTCTCGTTCCACTTCGAAATGAAGTGAAAGAATGTTTTCTTACCTACAGAAGTCTAAAAAAACGTCTTGAAGAATTGCGTAAGAATGAGGAAGAAAAATCCAAACGAATCGAGTTTCTTACCTTTCAAATCAAAGAAATCAAAGAGGCTGATCTTAAAGAGGGCGAGGAAGAGGGATTGATCCAAGAGGAAAATCTTTTGGCTCATGGAGAACTTCTTGCGGAGAATTATGAAATTCTATCTTCGTATCTTGCGGACAGTGAATCCGCCATTCTTCCTTCTTTTCCGAGATTTCTAAACGCGGGAGAAAAGATCAAATCGATTCAACCCGATTTCTCAAAGACCTTGGATTCTTTGCAGGAAATTTATATTCAACTTAAAGAGATCAATTCATCCATTTTGGACGAAAAAGAGGAGATTTTCTTTTCTCCAGATAGACTTCAATTCGTTCAGTCTCGTTTGGATTTGATTTCCAAAATGAAAAAAAAATATGGTTCCGATTTGACTGCGATTCTGGATTGCAAAAGCAAAGCAGAACAAGAATTGGAAGCAATGGAGGAAAATTCGAAGAACAAAGAATCGATGCAAGTTGAAATCGAGAAGGTGACTTCTAGACTTGCCTCTCTTTCGATTCAACTTTCCAAAGCGAGAAGGGAATCTCTCATTCGTTTTGAATCTTCCCTCAAGTCCGAATTAGAACAGCTCGGAATGCCAGGGGCCGCGGTTCAAGTCGTACTTCGTTGGGAACCGAGTCCGGAAGGAGAAGTATCGGCTTCGGGTAAAAGTTATATCGTAAACGAGTCGGGACTTGATCAGCTCGAATTTTATTTCAGTCCGAATCCGGGCGAAAAGCCGAGACCGCTTCGTAAGATCGCCTCCGGCGGGGAGGTGTCTCGAGTAATGCTTGCAATTCGTTCTATTTTGGGTAGACAGGCCAATTTACGGGTTTTGATCTTCGATGAGATTGATTCCGGTTTAGGCGGAGAAATTGCAATGGATGTGGCTCGAAAACTCAGAAATTTGGCGGAAAATCACCAATTGATTTTGATCACACACTTACAACAGATTGCGTCCGCAGCAAACGATCATCTGAAAGTTACGAAGTCTGTAGAGGGAGGACGGACGTTTTCAAAAACGGAGTTTTTGAGTTTAGAGGAGAGAACTTTGGAACTTGCAAGAATGATCTCAGGTCAGAAAGTGTCGAAAGGCGCTCTAGAACACGCTAAAGAACTGTTGAAGAAACAGGCGGTTTAG
- a CDS encoding SDR family oxidoreductase, with the protein MEIKGKTVLVTGSAGGLGKAMAEHFAKKEAKIVLSDISEEKLKEAENDIKVLGAEVISFKADVSKEEDAEKLMQYAVKHFGSLDVAILNAGILRDGLLVKTDKETGKVISKMSLANWQSVIDVNLTGVFLTGREAAIQMIESKSKGVIIPIASVAMHGNPGQTNYSAAKAGVASMTKLWAKELSRYGIRVAGIAPGFIKTEMVMKDMNPEALKKWESLIPIGRLGEPYEIALSAEFIVNNDLVSGVVLEISGGVKI; encoded by the coding sequence TTGGAAATTAAAGGTAAAACAGTACTCGTCACCGGCTCAGCGGGCGGACTTGGAAAGGCTATGGCGGAACATTTCGCCAAAAAAGAGGCGAAAATTGTTCTTTCGGACATATCCGAAGAAAAACTAAAAGAAGCGGAAAACGATATCAAAGTTTTAGGAGCCGAAGTAATTTCCTTTAAAGCGGACGTATCCAAAGAAGAAGATGCAGAAAAGCTTATGCAATACGCGGTGAAACATTTTGGAAGTTTAGACGTCGCCATATTGAACGCGGGAATTTTAAGAGACGGATTGTTGGTAAAAACGGATAAAGAAACTGGTAAAGTAATTTCTAAAATGTCCTTGGCGAATTGGCAATCCGTTATCGACGTCAATCTTACTGGAGTATTCTTGACTGGAAGAGAAGCGGCAATTCAAATGATAGAAAGTAAGAGTAAAGGTGTTATCATCCCAATTGCATCCGTTGCGATGCATGGAAATCCGGGTCAGACAAATTATTCCGCCGCAAAAGCCGGAGTTGCCTCAATGACAAAATTATGGGCAAAAGAGTTGAGCAGATACGGCATTCGTGTGGCAGGTATTGCACCCGGATTTATAAAAACAGAAATGGTAATGAAAGATATGAATCCCGAAGCGCTAAAAAAATGGGAATCTCTTATACCTATCGGTAGATTAGGAGAACCTTATGAGATTGCGCTCTCCGCCGAATTTATCGTTAACAACGATTTAGTGTCCGGTGTTGTATTAGAAATATCAGGTGGAGTAAAAATTTAA
- a CDS encoding LIC11625 family surface-exposed protein codes for MKKILAISLLLLIAFVGLQAGKSQGVVEEFNKVEEFNKNVKLSDATKKATLEKNLLSAVKYTLHHRYLEYKEITKDLNADTMLYEPQKGTYTVYVKFKKYLFFYSFKMDPEIYLQTPENEVFYLRPENLDDPHKENTANPGGK; via the coding sequence ATGAAGAAAATACTCGCAATCTCTCTTTTACTCCTCATAGCTTTTGTCGGCCTTCAAGCGGGAAAATCACAAGGTGTTGTGGAAGAATTCAACAAAGTAGAAGAATTTAATAAGAACGTGAAACTTTCGGACGCAACAAAAAAAGCGACTCTGGAAAAGAATCTTCTTTCTGCGGTAAAATATACGCTCCACCATAGATATCTTGAATACAAAGAAATCACGAAGGATCTGAATGCGGATACGATGCTTTATGAACCTCAAAAAGGAACGTATACGGTTTACGTAAAATTCAAAAAATATCTTTTCTTTTACAGCTTCAAAATGGATCCCGAAATCTATCTCCAAACCCCTGAAAACGAAGTGTTTTATCTTCGTCCCGAAAATTTAGACGACCCTCATAAGGAAAACACCGCTAATCCAGGCGGAAAGTAA
- a CDS encoding ATP-dependent helicase has translation MTSSFLIGLNEEQKKAVLQITGPVLILAGAGSGKTRVITHRIANLLVNHGIDRICALTFTNKAAAEMVERVKNLVPFFPANLQIKTFHSLCLYILRREAFFFGFDSAFTVYDTTLQESLLKQVVKDLSLDPKFYKPSMLGNYISSLKDKMLSPEAYLEKEGRTDFSKTVSAIYKEYEKRKDANRAFDFGDLIWKTVQLFHKSPDAIAKYRHKWEYVMVDEYQDTNKVQYQLVLLLAGEKRNLCVVGDDDQSIYSWRGADIGNILNFEKDFPESTVIKLEENYRSSSNIILAASKVISNNTQRKQKEIFTNNPEGSPIVLNEFENESEEAHGVITRIRSAYSYGTEYKNIAIFYRTNSQSRYFEEALRNLGIPYKIFGGFRFFDRAEIKDFIAYLSVVSNPLDSVSLLRIVNHPPRGIGDSGIDKIREFSLEKGISLLEALGQEDIPLKKAAKSKGRELYNLFGDLIEKAEKNSSPSEIALELLNRSGLMSHLKEEGTEESIARLENLQELVNSIEEYEKNSDSPSLEEYLNQISLITSEEESKELADYVNLMTVHNAKGLEFKIVFLSGLEEGTFPHSMSLEDSHFGDEEERRLFYVALTRAREQLFLSYCRTSRKFGKVEDRIPSRFLSEVPRECFGERISRERTARRPQGPPLASKTRPVEEKFTTGLSSTPDPANLYLKPGDRVKHKQFGIGTIQTVSGKEKNTKVSIRFGNVEKNFFVAYTPLEKL, from the coding sequence TTGACCTCTTCTTTTCTTATAGGTCTGAACGAAGAACAAAAAAAAGCCGTTTTGCAGATAACCGGCCCAGTACTCATCTTGGCGGGCGCAGGCTCGGGTAAAACCAGGGTTATCACTCATAGGATCGCAAATCTTCTCGTCAATCACGGAATCGATCGAATCTGCGCGTTGACCTTCACGAATAAGGCCGCCGCGGAGATGGTCGAACGAGTAAAAAACTTAGTTCCTTTCTTTCCGGCAAATCTTCAGATTAAAACATTCCATTCTCTTTGTCTTTATATCCTCAGAAGAGAAGCGTTTTTTTTCGGATTCGACAGTGCGTTTACCGTTTACGATACGACTCTTCAAGAGTCCCTTCTCAAACAAGTCGTAAAAGATCTTTCCTTGGATCCTAAATTTTACAAACCTTCTATGCTCGGAAATTATATCAGTAGCTTGAAAGATAAGATGTTGTCTCCCGAGGCTTATCTGGAAAAGGAAGGACGCACCGATTTTTCCAAGACCGTATCCGCAATTTACAAAGAATACGAAAAGAGAAAAGACGCGAACCGTGCTTTCGATTTCGGAGATCTCATCTGGAAAACTGTACAACTCTTTCACAAATCCCCGGATGCAATCGCCAAATACCGTCATAAATGGGAATATGTGATGGTAGACGAATATCAGGATACAAACAAAGTACAATACCAGTTGGTGCTTCTTCTCGCGGGTGAAAAAAGAAATCTTTGTGTTGTCGGCGACGACGATCAATCCATTTATTCCTGGAGAGGGGCCGATATCGGAAACATTCTGAATTTCGAAAAGGACTTTCCTGAATCCACTGTCATCAAACTAGAGGAGAATTATCGTTCTTCGTCGAATATCATTCTTGCGGCTTCAAAAGTGATTTCGAACAACACTCAGAGAAAACAAAAAGAAATATTCACGAATAATCCCGAAGGCTCTCCGATCGTGTTGAACGAATTTGAAAACGAATCCGAGGAGGCTCACGGAGTGATTACCAGAATCCGTTCCGCATATTCCTACGGAACGGAATATAAGAATATTGCAATATTCTATAGAACAAATTCTCAGTCCAGATATTTTGAGGAAGCGCTTCGGAATCTGGGAATCCCGTATAAAATTTTCGGGGGTTTCCGATTTTTTGACAGGGCGGAGATCAAGGATTTTATCGCTTATCTGAGTGTGGTTTCCAATCCTCTCGACAGCGTTTCGCTTCTTCGAATTGTCAACCATCCTCCGAGAGGAATCGGCGATTCCGGAATCGACAAGATCCGTGAATTTTCTCTGGAAAAAGGAATTTCTCTTTTGGAAGCCTTGGGTCAAGAAGATATTCCTCTCAAAAAAGCGGCGAAGTCCAAAGGGAGAGAACTCTATAATTTATTCGGCGATCTGATTGAAAAAGCAGAAAAGAACTCTTCTCCTTCCGAAATCGCATTAGAACTTTTGAATCGTTCTGGTCTCATGTCCCATTTAAAGGAAGAAGGTACGGAAGAATCAATCGCCCGTCTAGAAAACCTTCAGGAACTTGTCAATTCGATCGAGGAATACGAAAAAAATTCCGATTCTCCCTCCTTGGAAGAATATTTGAATCAGATCAGCTTAATTACAAGCGAGGAAGAATCGAAAGAGCTTGCCGATTACGTGAATCTCATGACGGTGCATAACGCAAAAGGTTTGGAATTTAAGATCGTCTTTCTTTCGGGGTTGGAAGAAGGTACATTTCCTCACAGTATGAGCTTGGAAGATTCTCACTTTGGAGACGAAGAAGAAAGAAGACTTTTTTACGTCGCTCTTACGCGTGCTCGGGAACAATTGTTTCTGAGTTATTGTAGGACTTCCAGAAAATTTGGTAAGGTAGAGGACAGAATTCCTTCTCGATTTTTATCGGAAGTTCCAAGAGAATGTTTCGGAGAACGCATAAGTCGGGAACGTACTGCGAGAAGACCTCAGGGACCACCCTTGGCTTCTAAGACTCGGCCAGTCGAAGAAAAATTTACTACAGGCCTTTCATCCACACCGGATCCTGCTAATCTCTATTTAAAACCGGGAGACCGGGTAAAACACAAACAATTCGGAATCGGGACGATTCAAACAGTTTCGGGAAAAGAAAAAAATACGAAAGTTTCTATTCGCTTCGGAAACGTTGAAAAGAATTTTTTTGTTGCTTATACCCCGCTTGAGAAATTATAA
- a CDS encoding 3'(2'),5'-bisphosphate nucleotidase CysQ, with protein sequence MDSIQYLQPAVNSVLEAGKIVLEIYHSDFKVKDKGKNDPVTEADLKAGAHISRNLHFSNIPILSEEDSEKKDISKFAAAWILDPIDGTREFVHKNPEFAISLGLSVRGKAVLGIIFNPVTRELIYGAENLGVVYQKLEEMPNSFSIESQNFTKILSNFKPTNKILISRTEEKEGLFFSSMAPVGWEFSAIGSIAYKLGLVAAGKASLSISLKPKNDWDICAGIALVNASGGSDLEIRSGKPYKFQTVGGRGDGLIAGHTPSLIQIWENSKSRFQSGLKDYD encoded by the coding sequence TTGGATTCGATTCAGTATCTTCAGCCCGCCGTAAACTCCGTTCTGGAAGCGGGCAAAATCGTATTAGAAATCTATCATTCGGATTTTAAGGTTAAAGATAAGGGAAAAAACGATCCAGTCACCGAGGCAGATCTAAAAGCCGGGGCTCATATTTCCAGAAATTTACATTTTTCGAATATTCCGATTCTTTCTGAAGAAGATTCGGAAAAAAAGGATATCTCCAAATTTGCCGCGGCTTGGATTTTGGATCCGATCGACGGGACCCGCGAATTCGTGCATAAAAATCCGGAGTTTGCGATCAGTTTGGGACTTTCCGTCAGAGGCAAAGCGGTCCTCGGAATCATTTTCAATCCGGTTACCCGCGAATTGATCTATGGAGCGGAGAATTTAGGCGTTGTTTATCAGAAGTTGGAAGAGATGCCCAATTCGTTTTCTATTGAATCTCAGAATTTTACAAAAATATTAAGTAATTTCAAGCCTACAAACAAAATTCTCATTTCTAGAACCGAAGAAAAAGAAGGACTTTTCTTTTCCTCTATGGCTCCTGTCGGTTGGGAGTTTTCAGCGATTGGTTCGATCGCGTATAAGCTCGGTTTGGTGGCGGCGGGAAAAGCGTCCCTTTCGATTTCCCTAAAGCCGAAAAATGACTGGGATATCTGCGCGGGAATCGCTCTCGTAAATGCATCGGGAGGTTCTGACTTGGAAATTCGATCCGGTAAGCCCTATAAGTTTCAGACAGTGGGTGGAAGAGGGGATGGGCTTATAGCGGGACATACTCCGTCTCTCATACAGATTTGGGAAAATTCTAAATCGCGTTTTCAATCGGGCCTAAAAGACTATGATTGA